The Prosthecobacter algae genome includes the window TGGGCGGGGGCGGGCCGGGTGAGCATGCTGCCTGCATGGGGCGTGCCCTGGGGGGCGGCAGCGGGGTGGGGGCTGACGCTGGGCGGGGTGCTGAGGGGGCTGGTGAGGGGCCGCAAGGGGGCGGGCATGGCGGCGGCAGCGGGCGGGTGGCCGACGATGCGGGGCATGCGAATGAGCTCGGCCAGGGCGCGGAGGAGCTCGCGCCGTTTGGCGGGTTTGCTGAGCTTGATGAAGCGGGTGTAGCCGGGGGGGGCGAATTGGTCGCGCAGCTTCCAGAGGGTGAGGGGGAGCAGAAGGAGGATGCCGGTGCCCTGGGTGGCGGCGGCCTGCATGTAGGGGGCGGCGGTGGCGGGGGTGTGGTCGCTGGCGTCGAAGATGAAGACGGGGGTGTCGCCAAGTTCGCGGGCGAGGGCGGTGGCGGCGGGAAGGGTGGGCAGCGGGAGGGTGGCGGTGCCCCACTGCTGGAGGGTCTGCTGGAGGATCTGCTGGGTGGTGGTGTGGGGACTGTGGTAGGTGATGCGGCGGTCTTTGATGCTGTCGAGCCAGGTGTATTCTTCTTCGCGGCCGGCTTCGTCCTGGGCGACGCGGAGGGGGAGCTCGAAGAAGAAGTCGGAGCCGTGGTTTTCTTCGCTGATGACGCTGATTTCGCCACCCATGAGGCGGCAGAGCTTGCGGCAGATGGCGAGGCCGAGGCCGGTACCGCCGTATTTGCGGGTGGTGGAGGTATCGGCCTGGGTGAAGGCCTGGAAGAGGGAGCCGAGCTTGTCTGCGGGGATGCCGATGCCGGTATCGCGGACGGAGAAGTGGAGGTGGGGGAGATCGCCATGGGGGGTCTGGCGGCTGACCTGGCGGGCGAGGATGAGGATTTCGCCTTTTTCGGTGAATTTGATGGCGTTGCCGACGAGGTTGACGAGGACTTGTTTGATGCGCTGGAAGTCGCCCCGGAACATGCGGGGGAGGGCGGGATCCATGTGGAAGTTGATTTCGACCTGCTTTTCGGCGGCGCGGTAGGAGAAGACGTCGGCGACTTCGGCGAGGAGTTTTTCGAGGTCCACGGGGATGTCCTCGATCTCCATTTTGGCGGATTCGATTTTGGAGAAGTCAAGGATGTCGTTGATGAGGTGGAGGAGGGATTCGCCGCTGCTGCGGATCATGCGGACGAGTTCTTCCTGCTCGTGGTCGAGGCCCATCTCGATGAGGAGGGAGGTGGTGCCGATGATGCCGTTCATGGGGGTGCGGATCTCGTGGCTCATGTTGGCGAGGAAGTCGCCTTTGGCGGCGGTGGCGACTTCGGCCTGTTTGCGGGCGGCCTGGAATTCGCCGATGAGCTGCTGGCGGCGGGATTCTTCCTGCTGGAAGGCGGAGATGGCGGTGTTGAACTGGGCCTGGAGGGCATCGAGGTCATCCCGCCCGGTGGCGGGGAGGCGGTGGCTGAGGTTGCCCTCACTGAGGGCGTGGAAGCCGCCGTGGAGGGCGCGAGTTTTACGGGTGATGCTGCGACCGACGAGGTAGAAGCCGAGGATGGCGGGGATGAGGCCGAGGCAGGCGCCGACGAGGGGCACCATGAGGCGTGGGAGGGTGAGGAGGTGGCGGAAGTGGACGCGGGGCTGGCGGGCGATGATGACGCCGGAGATGCGGCCGTCTGCGGTGGTGAGGGGGGCACCGGCGAGGAGCCAGCCGGGGGCCTCGAAAATCTGGCGCGGGTGCGCGGGGGTGGAGTGGCCGATGACGATGGTGGAGCCGGCCATGACGCGGTAAATGACGTCCTGGAGCTGGGGGGTGGCGGGCTCGGTGGGCTGGAGGCGGAGGGGGGTCTCGTGAATGACGATGGCGGGGGCCGTATCCACAGGGGTGGTGGCGGCGGGGGTGGGCAGGGCCAGCTCCACCCGGAGGCCGAGATCCTGGATGAAGGGGGGGACATCCACGACCTGGAGCCGCATTTTAAGGTGGGTGATGGCCTCCTGCGGGAGGGTGGTGAGGCCGGTGAGGTTTTCTGCGCCGTGGCCCTGGGCGCGCAGCTCTGCCTGGGCGGCCTGGGCGATGGAGCCGAGGTAGGAGCGCTGCACCATGCGGAGGACCTGGAAATCCTGCCAGAGGAAGGCAAAGGCGGTGACGCAGACGGCGATGACGACGGCGAGGAGGCCGAGCGCCATGAAGCGCGCGGAGATGGAGAAGCGGAGCTTCATGCGCTTTCGTGATTGGCGCGGTCGCGCAGGAGGCCGCGGCGGACGGTGGCCACGAGGTGCTCGAGGGTGTAGGGCTTTTGCAGGACGTCGGTAAAGCCGATGGCCTGGCAGAGATCGCGCGCGTCTTCCTGGAAGTAGCCGCTACAGGCGATGACGGGGAGGTCGGGGTCGAGCTTTTGGAGCTCATCCATGACCTCAAAGCCGGAGAGACCGCCAGGCATGGTGAGATCCAGCACGACGCAGGAGAAGCGGTCGGGGGTGTCGAGGGATTCGGCGAAGAGCTGGAGGGCCTGGCTGCCGCATTCGCAGACTTCGACGTCCATGCTGTGGGCATTGAGGATGGCCTTGGCGACGGCGAGCATCTGGGGCTCGTCATCCACGACGAGGATGCGCCCATGGGAGCGATTGAGGGAGGCGGTGGAAGGAGTGTACATGGCGGGAGCGGGACTGGATGAGTGGATGAGGGGGAAAGGGGAAAAAAAAATCAGGCGGCGGTGTAGGCGAGGCACTTGATCTCATCGAGGCTGGTGTGGCCCGCGATGACCTGCATGAGGCCTTCCTGGTAGAGGGAGAAGAAGCCGTTTTTGAAGGCGCAGGCGCGGAGGGCGGACATGGGGGCAGCTTCCTCAATGAGGTCGCGCAGCTCGGAGCTGACTTCGCAGAGCTCCATGAGGGCGACGCGGCCGGAGTAGCCGGTGCCGTGGCATTCCTGGCAGCCGACGGGGCTGTAGATGGGCTGGGTGAGGGGCTGGGTGATGACGGCCTGTTTGGCCATGAGTTCCTGCACATCCGGCGGGACGGCCATGGGGCGCTTGCAGTAGCTGCAGAGGCGGCGGACGAGGCGCTGGGCCTGGGAGAGGGCGAGGGAGTCTGCGAGGAGGTATTTTTCCACGCCCATGCTCATGAGACGGGAGACGGCGCGGAGGCTGTCATTGGCGTGGAGGGTGGTGAGGACAAGGTGGCCGGTGAGGGCGGCATTGACGGCGGCATTGGCGGTCTCGGCATCGCGGGATTCCCCGATGAGGATGATGTCTGGGTCAGCACGGAGGAGGGAGCGGAGGCCATTGGCGAAGTCGAGCCCGACGGTGTGGTTCGTCTGGGTCTGGTTGATGCCCTCCACCTCGTATTCGATGGGGTCTTCGATGGTCTGGATGTTGACGCCGTCGTCATTGACGCTGTTGAGGAGGGCGTAGAGGGTGGTGGTCTTGCCGGAGCCGGTGGGGCCGGTGACGAGGACGAGGCCCTGGTCCCGCGTCATGGTGCGGTTGAGGATGTCGATCTGGCGCTGACCGAGATTGAAGTCGGAGAGGCGTTTGACGCCGTCCTGCTTGTCCAAAAAGCGCATGATGACTTTCTGGAATTCGCGGCGGGTGGGCACGGCGGCGACACGGACATCCAGCCGACGGCGGCCGATGCTGAGGCCAAAGCGGCCGTCCTGGCACTCCTGCCGGTTTTGGTTCATCCCGGCGTAGTTTTTCAGCAGGGCGACGAAGCGATTGAGGTGGATCTCCGGCGCGGTGAGGATGGTCTTCATGTTCCCGTCGATGCGGGCACGGAAGCGAGCGAGGTTGTAGAATTTTTCGAGGTGAAGATCTGAGGCGCGGCAGCGGATGGCGGTGAAGAGAGCCCACTGGACGAGCTCCTCCGCCGTGTGATTGGGGCTGGAGGGATTGATGCGGGCCATGTCCTCGGCCATGATGTCCACCACGCCTTCATTGCCGCTGACGGAGGCGGTGAGGGTGGACTTATCCATGCGGGCGATGCCGCTGGGATCGAAGGTGGCGCCAGCGCGGTTGATGGCATCGCGGATGGCGGCGGGATCTGCCAGGACGGGGATGATCTTGACGGCAGAGTTGCCCATGGAGAGCCACTCGTCCTCAAAGGCGTAACAGTCGGCATGCTCCGTGAGGAGGAAGACGGCGTTTTTACCGATGTAAAGGGGATAGACGGTGTGGCGCTCTAGCAGCGGGAGGGGGAAGAAGGTCTGGCGCTGGGCCTCGCTGGCGGCGAAGCAGAGGGTGCGGCCGCCGCTGACGAGGTGCTGGAGGGCGGGCCCGAGATTGCGCTGGACGGAGTTGAAGTGGGTGGGCTCCAGCGTGGAGTGCTTTTCCTTCTGGCTTTCGAAGAAGCCGCGCATCTTGGTGACCTCGGCGGGGTCATAAGGGTAGTGCTCCATGAGCCAGTCGAAGGTGCCTTCGAGGCCCAGTTCTGGGAAGCGCGGGGGCTGGACGTTTTCGAGGGCGTTTTGCTGGGCGATGGGGAGCTGGCCGAAACGCTGGACGAGGTCTTTGCGGGTCTTTTGATACTGATCTGCGCTGATGAGGACGCGGATGGTGAGGAAGCTGGGCACCCCCCAGTTATCCCCTGCCCTGGGATTGTGATGGGCCATGACGAGCAGGGGGCCGACCATGGTGACGGGCAGCCAGGGATCGGCCACGTAGGGGACGCGGCCCAGCCTGCGGACGATGCGCTCGGCCTCGGGGGAGCAGGACTCGCGCAGGAGGGTGATGGGGAGGAGATTGTACTGGAGGGCCATGCCCTCGATGGAGAGGATGGCGGCGGCTTTCGCGTCGATTGTCGCGGTAGGTAGATTACTCGCTTCCCCAAAGGATTGTGGAGTAAGGGTGGCCGGGGGAAGGAGATTCGCAGACATGAGCGAGAAAGGGGGGAATGGGCAGATCAGCGGCTGCCGTATTGGTAGTTGTCCGGGAAATCGAACGGCTGGGTGAAGTCCGCCGCCTCGAAGTCCATGCGCAGGCCGGTGCCGGGCTGGCCGGCGGGGATGAGCTCGAAAAGGCGACCATTCCAGCGGAAGCGGAAGTCGCCCTCATCGGAGGATTTGCCCGGATTGTACTCGGGCGGGAGGTAGGGGGCGCCGATGCGGGCGCGGGCAGGATCGGAATCGCGGAACTGGAGGTCGCGGAGGACGACGAGCTCGTCAGTGGTGCTGGCGTTGCTGGGGGGGAAGTACATTTCCCGGTTGGCGGTGGCCCAGATGTGGAGGGCGGAGTTCAGCATTTCCAGGCGGCTTTTGGCCAGGGCCTCTTTGCTGGCACCATAGCTGCCCTGGATCATGACGATGACCATGCCGGAGAGGATGCCGATGATGGAGATGACGACGACCAGCTCTGTCACAGAGAAACCTGCCCGGCGGCGCAGGGGGCGCAGCGTGGCAGGTGGGCAGAGATGGGGGCTGTTCCGGGGCCGGGTCATGGGAACACGGGGCTCAGTACTCGATCTTGACGTTGCCGGGGCCGAGGAGCTCGGCCTTTTTCATGCTGGTGAGGGCGTTGTCGAACTTGATGGTGTAATCCGCCGGCATGTAGAGGGTGAGGTTGTCCTCCGCGAAGCTGATGAAGTCTTTGAGCAGGAGGTAGCGGGCGGCGGGCGTGGTGCTGTTGCTCCAGAGGAGGGAGGCCTCGGTGCGGCCTTTGACCTGGATGAAGGTGGCCTGGGCGAGGTTCAGTGCCTCGGCACGGGTGATGGCCAGATTGCGCTCGCTCTCCCCGCGCATGCGGGTGATGGAGGGGATGGCCATGAAGGCGATGATGCCGATGATGGAGACGCAGGCCATCATTTCGACCAGGGAAAAACCGCGCTGGAGGCGATGCCAGGCGCGGTGGGCAGGATGAAAGAGGGACATAGGTTTTTTTGAGAAAAAAGGGTGGCCTCATTCATCCATGAGGATGACGCGGGGCTCCTCCCCGGCGGCCCAATCTGGCAGGGTGAGGTATTGGCGGGCACCTTCGAGGGCGGCGGAGGTGAGGCGGTCTGAGCCGAAGCTGTAGCCGTCGAAATGGGTGATGGTGGCCTCATCCAGGAAACCGGTACGGGCGAGGGTATCGCTGCCGGTGGCAGTGGGTTTGAGCTTTTCAAACCGGGCCTTGGTGGTGGCGAGGTTGTTGTAAATGCGGCGGATGGCCTCCATGGACTGGACCTGGGAGGTCTTGACACCGCCGGGGCTGGTGACGCGGGCCTGGGAGAGCACCCAGGCATTGAGGGCCTCTTGCACGGCGGCCTGCTGCTGGCGGGCCATGATGCGGTTGGCATCGCGGGCACCGTTGGAAATGGCCGTGACAGCCAGGGATGCCATGATTCCGATAATGGCGATGGTGAATACAGCCTCCACAAACGTGAAGCCTTTTCTGAGGTGACTTGAAGGGGTCATTTCTCTTAAAAAGTAGTAGGGACTGTCGAAACTAAAATCCGCCGGGGAGGTGAAATCCCCGGCGGATCTAAGGTGTGCCCGGTTTCGTCAACCCATGATCGGGAGATCAGGAGATGGCGTCCAGAACCTGGAGCCGGGCGGGTGCCATGAGGCGGGGATTAGCCGTCGTCTTTGGCGATGTATTTGACCTGCTTGTTGGTGTTGTCCCACTCGATGTAGGTCAGCACTGCATTTTCTTCTTCGTCGTCGATGTTACCAACGGTGAAGACCTTGTCCTTGAAAGGACCGGAAGGTGGGAAGACGTCATCGGTCTGGGCGTCGGCGAGGACTTCAGCCTTGGTGGACCAGTCTGGCACATAACCGGCGGCGATGGCGGCGTTCATCACGGAAGCGACGGACTGGGCGTTGCGCTGGGCGGTGGCGTCCTTGGCACTGGCGTTGATGCTGCCGATGTTAGGGATGGCGATGGCGGCGATGATGCCGATGATGGCGATCACGACGAGCATTTCCACGAGGGAAAAGCCAGCCTTCAGGGAGGAGTTCAGTTTAACTTTTTTCATAGTCGTTGTTGTTTCTGTTTGGGCTGTTGGATTTCGTTGTCTTCCCAACGGAAGCCGTGTGACGGGCTTCGTGCTCGGAATATGGTATTTATAACCTTATCCGTAATTTCGCGCAATATGAATTTTCATAATTTTCACAAAAAGCTGACAACTTTTTTATGCAGTTGGTCGCAAGCGTGCGTCGCGAGGCCTGCATTCATTCAATGTCGGTCTGGGGGAGGAGTCCAGCCCAGGACGAAATCCACGGGCCCTTCAGGCCCCTGGGCACTGAGGGGACTGCGAGCCTGCTTTCCGCTCAAGGTAGCCCGCTCAGTCCCTGAGCGGACAGCAACGCCGATAGCTAACCAACGTTGATTCAAAAAAAGCTCAGTACCAGCCCCGACCGATCTCACCTGGAAACGAGCCTCCGAGGGGACTGCGAGCCTGCTATCCGCCAAAGGTAGCCCGCTCAGTCCCTGAGCGGACAGCAACGCCGATAGCTAACCAACGTTGATTCAAAAAAGCGCTCAGTACCAGCCCCGACCGATCTCACCTGGAAACGAGCCTCCGGGGTGACTGCGAGCCTGCTATCCGCCAAAGGTAGCCCGCTCAGTCCCTGAGCGGGCTACTTTCGTGAGGGCTACCTGGTGCGGGCGACTTTTCTGTGGTGGGGGTCCCCTGCCCTTTGGCGGGTCATCCGAGGGCGGATGTTGGTCATTTCGATACTGAGGTCCTGCCTTGCATCGGGCGCGGGCCTGCCTTGACTCTGGGCCTTCTATGCAACCAACCATTCAGATTGCTCTTGTCGGTGCCGGGATGTTCGGCGGGGATGTCCACCTGCGGGCCTATGCGGACCTGCAACGCTTTGGCATTGCGGGGCAACTGGCGCGCGTGGGGCTGGACAAACATGCGCGGGATCTGGCCCCGGTGAAGTTTGACCTGGTGGCGGTGGCGACGCGGTCTGAGAAGTCGGCCCTGAAATCGGCAGCGGCTTTTAATGAATGGACGGGGCATGAGCCGAAGGCCTACTTTGGCGATGCGCCGTGGGATGATATTTTGCGGGATTTCCCAGACCTGGATGTGCTGGCGGTCGCGACGCCGGATCACCTGCACACGCAGCCCATTTTGGCCGCGCTGGCCAAGGGGGTGCATGTGCTGACGGAGAAGCCGATGTGCCTGAGCACGCATGAGTCCGATGACATCATCGCGGCGGCGAAGGCGAAGAACTGCATCGTGGCGGTGGACATGCACAAGCGGTATGACCCGGACCATCTGCGCATCCGCGATGACATCCAGAACCGCATCGGTGCGCCGCTGTATGGCACGGCGTATCTGGAGGAGCCGCTGGAGGTGAGCACGAGCACGTTCAAGTGGGTGGAGTCTTCCGATCCTTTTAGTTATGTCGGTCCCCATTGGACGGACCTGATCTGGAGCTACTACAAATCGAAGCCGGTGAGTCTGACGGCGGTGGGGCAGAAGAAGCGGCTGATCCGCGATGGCATCAATGCCTACGATGCGGTGCAGGTGCGGGTGGACTTTGAAAACGGGATGAGCATCAACTTCCACAACAACTGGGTGACGCCGGCGGACTTTGAAGGGCCGGTGAACCAGGGGCACGAGATCGTGGGCGCGGATGGCAAGGTGGAAAGCGACCAGCAGTACCGTGGCTTTCGCTGGTGGAACCAAGGCGGTGGCTCCCGCACGAGCAACAACCATTTCACCCGCGATGTGGCGCGCCCGGACGGGACGAAGGGCTACATCGGCTACGGGGTGGACAGCCTGACGGTGGGCCTGGTGGCGGTGTGCCGCGTGAAATTTGCCGGGGAGAGCCGGGATGCGGTGGCGGACCTATACCCGACGGCGGAGGAGGCGCGCATCACCTGTGCGCTGGTGGATGCGGCGGCACGGGTGCGCGACCTGAACTTTAAGTACCTGAACGAGGGCAAGGGCGCGACGGTGACGGCCCGCTTTGGCGCGGACGGCATCACAATCGTGGATGCGAACCGCATCGCGGAAGGACCTGAGGCGGTGTTTGAGAAGATCTATGACAAGGCGCTTTGAGGGGAGCTGAGGGTTGCTGGGTTGATGGTGATAGATGAGATGGGGCTTGTGGGTCTTGGGTGACTTGCAGGCCCTGTTTTTTGGGTTTGGGGGTGTGGGGCGGACGGGGATTCCTGGGATTTTTTAGACAGGATTGCAGGATTGGCAGGATTAACAGGAAGTGTGGTGAGGTGGTGGATGAATTTTCAACCACGGAAGATTCGGAAGGCACGGAAGGTGAGGATGACGGGGAGGGTCCCAAGGAGGGGGAAGGTAGAGGGCGTAGCTGCGCCCGCCAGGGCGTGGGGATGGGGAAGCTCGAGGGGGTAAGAGCTTTCGAGGCGGGCCACCCGCTGGCGCGGGCAGCTACGGGGGGTAGCTGCGCCCGCCAGGGCGTGGGGATGGGGAAGCTCGAGGGGGTGAGAGCTTTCGAGGCAGGCCACCCGCTGGCGCGGGCAGCTACGGGGGGTAGCTGCGCCCGCCAGGGCGTGGGGTTTGGGGGATCCCGAAGGAGTGAGAGCTTTCGAGGCGGGCCACCCGCTGGCGCGGGCAGCTACGGGGGGTAGCTGCGCCCGCCAGGGCGTGGGGTTTAGGGAGGGGCGTGGGGGTGAGAGCTTTCGAGGCTGGCCACCCGCTGGCGCGGGCAGCTACGGGGGGTAGCTGCGCCCGCCAGGGCGTGGGGATTGGGGAAGCCTCGAGGGGGTAAGAGCTTTCGAGGCGGGCCACCCGCTGGCGCGGGCAGCTACGGGGGGGTAGCTGCGCCCGCCAGGGCGTGGGGTTTGGGAGGGAAGCTCGGGGATGGGGGGCGCGGACGGAGGCTTCCAGCGTCCTTTCAGGACGCGACCTTAATTGACATCGTTTGTTAAATTGTGGTCCGGTGGTTCTCGGTGGCTGCGCCACCTTCACCACCGGCTACGTTCCTGGCTCCCTCCGGGAGCCAAGGCCGGGGGCGAGGCAATGAGATGGGCGACGGTTCAGGGGCCAGGACTGGGCAAGTCCCGCTCCTTGGGGAGGGGCGTGGAGAAGCTCGGGGATGTGCGCGCTAAGGGGAAATGGGGTGGGTTTTTGAAAGCGCCATGGGAGTGATGCGATTTCCTAAAGCATCCCATGAGCATCCGTAGTCGCGAATGTGGGGAATGCTGGAGCCTTCGGGCGGAAATTGGGAGCTTTCGGCTTCTCCTGGAACGGTTTTGGGCTTTTCTGGGGATGAGGCTTTTTTGGATACCTCCTGTTTTGGGAGTCCTTTGGGGATGGGTTAAAAATGGTCCAAAAGAGCATTTTGGATCATGGTTATGGTTCATTTTGCATCCATCGGGCATTTTGCCCACAGCAAGTGAGCATCTAAGAATGACAAATGATCAACCTTGGGATTTTTGGGGGCTTCCACCCATGTTGAAACCAACACTGACAACAACACTCCTGATTTTGGCAGGCCTGGCCCCGATCCAGGCGGCTGATCCCACCCCACCTGCGGCTGCGGCTTCTACTGAAACGGCGGAGGCTGAAAAAAAGGCCTCCGAAACGCTGCCTGAGGTGGTGGTGACGGCCACACGAACGGAGCAGGCGGCCATTGCTGCCCCGGCCCAGGTGCGGCAACTGAGTTCGGAACAACTGCAGGAACGCCAGGTGCGCTCCCTGCCGGAGGCCCTGGAGGAACTGCCGGGCGTGATGGTGCAGAAGACGGCGAATGCGCAGGGCTCCCCCTACATCCGTGGTTTCACGGGGTTCCGCAACCTGGCGCTGATCGACGGCATCCGCTTCAATAACTCGACCTTCCGCGACGGGCCTAACCAATATTGGAACACGATTGATTCCTATGCGATCGACCGCATTGAGCTGGTGCCGGGCCAGGGTTCGGTGCTGTATGGCAGCGATGCCATCGGTGGGACGCTGAACCTTTTCACGAAGGGTGCGGACTTCCGCAATGAGCAGGCGGGCTACTTTTTCCACGGTCTGACGGCGTATCGCGGATCCACAGCCGAGGAGAGCAACGTTGGCCGACAGGAGTTCCAGTTCGGTGAAGGGGGCCGCTGGGGCCTGCATCTGGGTGCGAGCTTGAAGTCCTTTGGCGATGTCCACGCAGCGGGCATCGGCGACCAGCCGGAGACGGACTATGATGAGTGGGCCTATGACATGCGCCTGGATGTGGCGCTGGATGCCAACTGGACACTGACGGCGGTGCACCAGCAACTGCGCCAGAACGATGCCTGGCGTACGCACCAGACGCGGAAAGGGATTTCCTGGCAGGGGACAACTGTCGGTAATGACACCAAAAGAGCCTATGATCAGGAGCGCACGCTTTCCTACGTGCGTCTGGAAGGTGAGAAGTTGGAGAATCTGGCAGGATTCATTGATGCCGCGAGCCTGACGGTGTCACTGCAAAGTGCGGATGAGTATGAGCATCGGGTGAGATACGATCAGCCTGCAAATCCCCCAAATCCCGCTCCGGCAGACCGGGTGGATTATTCACAGGTGGAGCTGCGCACGCTGGGCCTGGACCTGCAGTTGCAGAGCGATACGTCCATCGGGCGCTTCATCTACGGGGTGGACTACTACCGTGACTGGGTGAGCACCGGCAGCCAACGCTACCGTCGAAACGGCACGCTGCATTCCAAGGGTGTGCAGGGGCCTGTGGGCGATGATGCCACCTATGACCTTCTGGGTGCCTACCTGAACTATGAAGTGGACCTGGGCTCCCGCGTTCATCTTTTCCTGGGTGGGCGTGAGACCTATGCCCGTGCGGATATCGGCAGCTATCAGGACCCTTCCACCCCGCAGGCGGTGGACTCCTACAGCGATAGCTGGACGAACTTTTCGGCCAGTGGCCGCATCGTGGTGGATCTGGATACGCAGGACCGTTTCAAGGTCTTTGGCGGGATTTCCCAGGGCTTTCGTGCGCCGAACCTATCTGACCTTTCCCGTCTGGACACGGCCCGCAGCAATGAGCGCGAAGTGGGGGCCCCAGGACTGGACCCGGAAAAATACATCAACATGGAGATCGGCCTCAAGGCGGAGACCAAACACTTCAGCGGTAGCCTGAGCTACTTTTACACGGTCATTGATGACATGATCGTCCGCCGCCCTACAGGCGAGGGGACGGGCACGGGCGCCGATCCTTTCATCGTCACAAAAGCCAATGGGGGTGAGGGGCACATGCAGGGCGTGGAACTGGCCGGTGAAGTGCGCTTTGATGACAATTGGTCGGTCTTTGGCCACGTGACCTGGACGGAAGGTGAGGCGGATCAATTTCGCACCAGCGCCCCGACGCAGACCCGAGACTATCTCAGCCGTGTGGTGCCGTGGATGGGCCGCGCTGGGGTGCGCTGGCAGAGCACGGACCGCCGCTTCTGGGGCGAGTTCGTGAGCCTGTCCCACTCGCAGTATGACAACCTGAACGCGGGCGACAAGGCGGACACGCAGCGCACGCCGGAGGATGGCAACCCGAGCTTCAACATCCTGACGGTGCGCGGCGGCTGGCAGATCACCGAGAACATCGGGGTGACGCTGGCGCTGGAGAACCTGCTGGATGAGGAG containing:
- a CDS encoding TonB-dependent receptor: MLKPTLTTTLLILAGLAPIQAADPTPPAAAASTETAEAEKKASETLPEVVVTATRTEQAAIAAPAQVRQLSSEQLQERQVRSLPEALEELPGVMVQKTANAQGSPYIRGFTGFRNLALIDGIRFNNSTFRDGPNQYWNTIDSYAIDRIELVPGQGSVLYGSDAIGGTLNLFTKGADFRNEQAGYFFHGLTAYRGSTAEESNVGRQEFQFGEGGRWGLHLGASLKSFGDVHAAGIGDQPETDYDEWAYDMRLDVALDANWTLTAVHQQLRQNDAWRTHQTRKGISWQGTTVGNDTKRAYDQERTLSYVRLEGEKLENLAGFIDAASLTVSLQSADEYEHRVRYDQPANPPNPAPADRVDYSQVELRTLGLDLQLQSDTSIGRFIYGVDYYRDWVSTGSQRYRRNGTLHSKGVQGPVGDDATYDLLGAYLNYEVDLGSRVHLFLGGRETYARADIGSYQDPSTPQAVDSYSDSWTNFSASGRIVVDLDTQDRFKVFGGISQGFRAPNLSDLSRLDTARSNEREVGAPGLDPEKYINMEIGLKAETKHFSGSLSYFYTVIDDMIVRRPTGEGTGTGADPFIVTKANGGEGHMQGVELAGEVRFDDNWSVFGHVTWTEGEADQFRTSAPTQTRDYLSRVVPWMGRAGVRWQSTDRRFWGEFVSLSHSQYDNLNAGDKADTQRTPEDGNPSFNILTVRGGWQITENIGVTLALENLLDEEYRYTGSGSNEPGFGLVAGATIKF